The Synechococcus sp. Nb3U1 genome contains a region encoding:
- a CDS encoding MerR family transcriptional regulator, protein MLKIGDFSRLGQVSVRMLRHYDQMGLIKPAYVDPDSEYRYYSLEQLPRLHRILALKDLGLSLEQIETALQTDLAPGQLKEMLALKQAELSQQVAETQIRLQRVASRLAQLETEAVVSPYEVVLRAVPERVLASIRRVVPTLMDMPAYRCGASDELYAWLDKQHLQPCGPEMVLYHFVEYTETDVDMEFGIPVQPRPGLTFRDPIQLASLPAVDQMACVIHTGSLWDVGLAITALFTWMGRNGYASAGSFREVHLFGKETEKTAREPVVVELQLPVVSQSIHLQRASQSREA, encoded by the coding sequence ATGCTCAAGATTGGCGATTTTTCCCGGCTCGGTCAGGTTTCAGTCCGAATGTTGCGTCACTATGACCAGATGGGGCTGATCAAACCCGCCTATGTGGATCCCGACTCCGAATATCGTTACTACAGCCTGGAGCAGTTGCCGCGTTTGCATCGCATCCTGGCTCTTAAGGATCTGGGGCTGTCCTTGGAACAAATTGAGACGGCGCTGCAAACAGATCTCGCCCCAGGGCAACTGAAGGAGATGTTGGCCCTCAAGCAAGCAGAACTTAGCCAACAGGTGGCAGAGACCCAAATCCGCTTGCAACGGGTGGCCTCACGTTTGGCCCAGCTGGAAACTGAGGCTGTGGTTTCTCCCTATGAGGTGGTGCTGCGTGCTGTACCGGAGAGGGTGCTCGCCTCGATTCGGCGGGTTGTGCCCACCCTGATGGATATGCCTGCCTACCGTTGCGGAGCCTCAGATGAACTCTATGCTTGGCTGGATAAACAGCATTTGCAACCCTGTGGGCCGGAGATGGTGCTCTACCACTTCGTGGAATACACCGAAACCGATGTGGATATGGAGTTCGGGATCCCGGTGCAGCCGCGCCCGGGGTTGACTTTCAGGGATCCCATACAACTGGCCTCACTACCAGCAGTGGATCAAATGGCCTGCGTTATTCACACGGGTTCCCTGTGGGATGTGGGTCTGGCGATCACAGCTCTATTTACCTGGATGGGACGTAATGGTTATGCTAGCGCCGGCAGCTTTCGGGAGGTGCATCTGTTTGGTAAAGAAACCGAAAAGACCGCCAGGGAACCTGTGGTGGTTGAGTTGCAGCTGCCAGTAGTTTCCCAATCCATCCATCTTCAAAGAGCATCTCAGAGTCGGGAAGCATAG